Part of the Sphingobium lignivorans genome is shown below.
GAATTGCACCCGCGCGAACGCGCCGGCGCACGCGGCTCAGCTTATGCCGGTCAGCAGTCTTACGAGCAGGAAGGCGATGGCGAAAATCGTGATCCAGAGCAGGATCAGCCGCATCAGATGCCCGCGCGGCAAGCGGCGCAGGGCAAGGTTGCTGCCGACGAGCACCAGCACCAGGATGAGCCAGATCATGCTTGCGGCGATATCAGCCAGCGGCTCGTCCTTTCATTCCCCGGTCAGACATCAGCGACAAGGCCATCATAGCCCGGCTCGACCCCCTCGGGAAGCTCGGCGGCAAGCACTGCATAATCGAGGCTCTGGTCCATATGCGTGAGGATCGCGCGTTTCGCCCGCACCCGCGCGATAATCTCCAGCGCCAGATCGAGATGCGCATGCGAGGGATGCGGCTTGCGGCGCAGCGTATCAATGACCAGGCAATCGACATCGGCATATAGCGCGAGCATTGCGTCCGTCGCTTCATGAAAATCCGTGGCATAGGCAATCGACCGGCCACCGGCATCGAAGCGGAACCCGCTGGACCAGATCGCGCCATGGGGCTGGGCGACATGGCTGACGAGAATGTCGCCGATGCGCGTCGCGCCCTCGCCCAGTTCATGCGCCGCCACGGTCGGGCGATAGCCATTGGCCCCCTGAAACACATAATCGAACCGATCGCGCAGCCGGGTTAGCGTGGCAGGATGGGCATAGCCGGGCACCGGACTACGGCGCTGGTGCATCACCTGGCGCAGATCGTCGATGCCATGGACATGATCGGCATGATCGTGGGTCCAGAGCACGGCATCGAGATGAGCGACCTGCGCCGCCAGCAGCTGCGCGCGCATGTCCGGCGAGGTATCGACGAGAATGCGCGTGGTGGCGCTTTCCACGAGGATCGATACGCGGCTACGCCGATTGCGGGGATTGGACGGGTCACAGGCGCCCCAGTCCCCGCCGATGCGCGGAACGCCGGAGGACGTGCCGCTGCCGAGCATGAGCAGGCGCAGCGTCATGCCGATCAGGCCACCGGCGCAGCTTTGGAGAACAGGGTGAAGAAATTGCGCGTCGTGGCCGCCGCGAGATCCTCGAGCCTGTCCCCGCGCAGATCGGCCAGGAAGCGGGCCGTGTCCGCGACATAGGCAGGCTCGCACGGCTTGCCCCGGTGCGGCACGGGGGCGAGAAACGGCGAATCCGTTTCCACCAGCAGCCGGTCCGCCGGAATGCGGCGCGCGCTCTCCTGCAGGGCCGTGGCTTTCTTGAAGGTCACGATACCTGAAATGCTGATGTAGAAGCCCAGTTCCAGAGCGATGTCCGCGAACGCATCGCTCGCGGTGAAGCAGTGGATCACGCCCGGAAACGGGCCCGCCGCCATTTCCTCGCGCAGGATTGCGGCGGTGTCCTCTTCGGCATCGCGCGTGTGGACGATCAGCGGGAGACCCGTTTGCCGCGCGGCCACGATGTGAGCGCGGAAACTCGCCTGCTGGCGCGCCCGATCACTATGGTCGTAATAATAATCGAGGCCTGTCTCGCCGATCCCGATGACGCGCGGATGCGCGGCTGCGGCCACGAGGCGGGCCGTGTCCACATGAGGATGCTCGTCCGCCTCATGTGGATGAATGCCGACCGTGGCCCAGATGTCCGGCGCGCTGTCCGCCACCGCAATGACGTCATGCCATTCCCGCTCGCGCGTGGAGATGTTGAGCATCCCCCCAATGCCGGCCGCGCGCGCCCGGGCGATCACCGCGTCCTGATCCTCGACCAACCCCTTGTAGTTGAGGTGGCAATGGCTATCGACCAGCATCATTCGGCCTCGGCCGGCAGCTCGAGCCGGGGAAACAGGGGCTGGGGCGGAGCGACGACGAAATCGCTTTCCCGCAACGCTGCGTACCAGTCTGAAGACAGAGCCGCATAGCTTCTGTTTTCAGGCGATATTCCCATATGATCGAGCAGCTTCTCGGCGCTCGACGGGATCACCGGTGCAATCGCGGCCGCGAGCTTGCCGATGGCGACATAGAGCGTCGCCAGCACCGCTTCCATGCGCGCCGGATCGGTCTTGCGCAGGGCCCAGGGCGCCTGCGCATCGATATAGGCATTGCAGGCATAAGCTGCGCGCAACCAGGCCTGAATGGCCTCATGCGGTGCGAGGGCGCTGAAGCCGTGCGGCATAACCTCCTGCGTGGCCTCGCTCACGATGGCCAGCAGCGCCTCGTCCTCATCGGTGGGAGCCGGGACAGGCAAGCGTCCGTCGAGATTCTTCGCGATGAAGCTGAGCGTGCGCTGCGCCAGATTGCCGAACGCATTGCCAAGTTCAGTATTTGCCCTGTGAACAATAGCTTCCGCGCTATAGCTGCCGTCATTTCCGAAGCTGACCTCGGCCAGCAGGAAATAGCGCAGCGCATCCACCCCGAAGCGCCGCGCAAGCTCAAGCGGGTCCGCCACATTGCCCAGCGACTTGGACATCTTCTCGCCCCGGTTGAGCACGAAGCCATGGCCGAAGACCGTGCGCGGCAAGGGCAGATTGGCGCTCATCAGGAAGGCCGGCCAGTAGACGGTGTGGAACCGTACGATATCCTTGCCGATGATGTGGACGATATCGCCGCCCTCGGCCCAGTAATGCGCCATCCGCGCCGGATCGTCGGGATAGCCGCAGCCCGTGATATAGTTTGTGAGCGCATCGACCCACACATACATCACATGGTCGGGCGAACCCGGCACAGTGACGCCCCAGTCGAAGCTGGTGCGGGAGACCGAGAGATCGCGAAGCCCGCCTTCGACAAAGCGAAGGATCTCGTTGCGGCGGCTTTCCGGCTGGATGAAGTCCGGCTCGTCCCTGTAGAGCGCGAGCAACCGGTCCTGATAGGCTGACAGGCGAAAGAACCAGCTTTCCTCGACGGTCCACTCGACGGGCGTGCCCTGTGGCGATAGTTTTTCGCCGCTTTCGGAAGCGCTTAGCTCGCTTTCATCATAATAGGCCTCATCACGGACAGAGTACCAGCCCTCGTAGCGATCCAGGTAAAGATCGCCATTGGCGGCCATGGCCTGCCAGATTGCCTGGCTCGCGACATGATGTGCCGGTTCGCTGGTCCGGATGAAACGATCATAGCTGATATCAAGAGCATCATCCATTTCCTTGAAATAGGAGGACATCTCATCAGCAAGCGCGATCGGCTCCATGCCGCGTCCGCGCGCAGTCTGCGCCATTTTCAGCCCATGTTCGTCCGTCCCGGTCTGGAAGAACACGTCCCGCCCCATCATCCGCGCCGCCCGCGCAAACACGTCCGTGGCGATCGCTTCATAAGCGTGGCCGATATGCGGGCGTCCGTTGGGATAGCTGATGGCGGTCGTGATGGTGAACGGAGTGGGCATGATATCCTGCTGGGTCTGGTGCGCGGCCTTGAGACATGCTCTCTAGCGGGGCACCGCCGCCATGCCTAGCCCGTCGCATGGCTGGGTACCGAGCAGAGCGATGCACAGGGCCGCACCGGCATCAGAACGGCAGAGGGGCGAGATCCGGCTCGACCCACGTCCGCCGGGCCGCCACGCTGAACAATGCCTCCTCCCGCCAGAATGCCGCAAGCCAGCCCGGATGCCCCTGTGGAGACGCCATGAGCAGGCGCAGCACCTCATGAAGCGGCGCTTCCGGGCCATGACTGGCCAGATGATGGCGCGCCGCCCGCATCGAGGCCAGGGTGATGCTATGATGATAGCCGCCCTTATCGGTATTGGCCGTCCCGGTGGCCTCATTATAGCCGGAGATCAGCCGGCGGATTTCATCGGCCCGTGTGAGATCGGGCCTATGCCTGAGCAGCCAGAGCGCGGCGGCGAAATGCGCCTCATGCGTCCATTCGGCTTTCGGCAGCGTCCTCGCCAGCAGGCCGGTCGCCAGCCGCTCGATATGGAGATCGTCAGACAACGCCATGATTTTTCGGTCCTTTCATGAAAGGCCCGATCGGCATGAAAAACCCCGCCGATCGGGCGGGGTGGAGCATCAACGGTTTGGAAAAGCGGACTTCAGCAGCTTCGCCAACCGAACATGCGCACGAACGCCGCCGGAAAGCAGTGCCCTTGTTGGCTGCGCGGATGGAGGCTGTTGTCCATAACGCAGCCCATAGCCCTTCCGGGGGTTCCCGACAAGCCGCGCGGCTATGCCCCCCCGCGCTCCCCCTCAGCGGGCGGCCCCCGCCTCGCCCAGCCCGGCAACGGTATCGCACAAGGTGAAAACCAGCGCGCCGGGCTCAAGCTGAAGCGGCGTCACGGCGCCGGCCCCCAGCCGCTGCGCTTCCTCGAAGGCCTCGAGCCCCCGGCCGAGCGCAGGGCCCTGCGCGGCGCGAAGCCGGCGGGCAATGAAGCGCGGCACAAGCTCCACGAACGCTTCCAGCCGCGGCCGGGCCGCGACGCCGGACAAGGCGGACATCAGCTTCGCGCGCTCCGCGTCCGCCGCGCGTCCGCCCCCGGCAATCACGCCCAGCGATTCCTCCAGCGCCGGCAGGTCCAGCGCCCGCATCGCGAGGGCCTGCCCCGGCGAGCCCTCCCCACTCGCGACGAGCCGGGCGCGCTCGGCCGCCGGCAGGTCCGGCATGGCCTGCGCCAGCGCAGCCTGCATGACGTCATCGTCGAGCGCATGAAAACGCAGCATGCGGCAGCGCGAGCGGATGGTCGGCAGCAGCCGTCCGGGCCGATGCGCCACGAGCAGGAACATGGCGCCGGCCGGCGGTTCCTCGAGATTCTTGAGAAGCGCGTTGGCCGCACCGGCTTCCAGATCATCCGCGCTGTCGATGAGGACGACCCGGCGCGATCCCATGGAGGGCGCGCTGTGCAGCAGGCGCGCAAGGCCGCGCACCTGGTCGACGGTGATGTTGCGCGCGAGCGTGCTTCCGTCCCCCTTGCGATCGTCGCGTTCGAGCCGTTCCAGCCGGACGAAATCCGGGTGCGCGCCGCCGTTCAGCAGACGCACCTGCGTGTCCTCGTCGCCCGGCGCCAGCGTTGCGGCCGGGACGGGCCCACCTGCACCGCCAACCAGCAG
Proteins encoded:
- a CDS encoding TatD family hydrolase codes for the protein MLVDSHCHLNYKGLVEDQDAVIARARAAGIGGMLNISTREREWHDVIAVADSAPDIWATVGIHPHEADEHPHVDTARLVAAAAHPRVIGIGETGLDYYYDHSDRARQQASFRAHIVAARQTGLPLIVHTRDAEEDTAAILREEMAAGPFPGVIHCFTASDAFADIALELGFYISISGIVTFKKATALQESARRIPADRLLVETDSPFLAPVPHRGKPCEPAYVADTARFLADLRGDRLEDLAAATTRNFFTLFSKAAPVA
- a CDS encoding DNA polymerase III subunit delta'; the encoded protein is MTRWFGHDAQIAQLIAASAAARMHHGWIFAGPKGVGKAGIAFDFAKRLLVGGAGGPVPAATLAPGDEDTQVRLLNGGAHPDFVRLERLERDDRKGDGSTLARNITVDQVRGLARLLHSAPSMGSRRVVLIDSADDLEAGAANALLKNLEEPPAGAMFLLVAHRPGRLLPTIRSRCRMLRFHALDDDVMQAALAQAMPDLPAAERARLVASGEGSPGQALAMRALDLPALEESLGVIAGGGRAADAERAKLMSALSGVAARPRLEAFVELVPRFIARRLRAAQGPALGRGLEAFEEAQRLGAGAVTPLQLEPGALVFTLCDTVAGLGEAGAAR
- a CDS encoding MBL fold metallo-hydrolase, producing MTLRLLMLGSGTSSGVPRIGGDWGACDPSNPRNRRSRVSILVESATTRILVDTSPDMRAQLLAAQVAHLDAVLWTHDHADHVHGIDDLRQVMHQRRSPVPGYAHPATLTRLRDRFDYVFQGANGYRPTVAAHELGEGATRIGDILVSHVAQPHGAIWSSGFRFDAGGRSIAYATDFHEATDAMLALYADVDCLVIDTLRRKPHPSHAHLDLALEIIARVRAKRAILTHMDQSLDYAVLAAELPEGVEPGYDGLVADV
- the metG gene encoding methionine--tRNA ligase yields the protein MPTPFTITTAISYPNGRPHIGHAYEAIATDVFARAARMMGRDVFFQTGTDEHGLKMAQTARGRGMEPIALADEMSSYFKEMDDALDISYDRFIRTSEPAHHVASQAIWQAMAANGDLYLDRYEGWYSVRDEAYYDESELSASESGEKLSPQGTPVEWTVEESWFFRLSAYQDRLLALYRDEPDFIQPESRRNEILRFVEGGLRDLSVSRTSFDWGVTVPGSPDHVMYVWVDALTNYITGCGYPDDPARMAHYWAEGGDIVHIIGKDIVRFHTVYWPAFLMSANLPLPRTVFGHGFVLNRGEKMSKSLGNVADPLELARRFGVDALRYFLLAEVSFGNDGSYSAEAIVHRANTELGNAFGNLAQRTLSFIAKNLDGRLPVPAPTDEDEALLAIVSEATQEVMPHGFSALAPHEAIQAWLRAAYACNAYIDAQAPWALRKTDPARMEAVLATLYVAIGKLAAAIAPVIPSSAEKLLDHMGISPENRSYAALSSDWYAALRESDFVVAPPQPLFPRLELPAEAE